A genomic segment from Paenibacillus sp. FSL K6-1096 encodes:
- the nagZ gene encoding beta-N-acetylhexosaminidase: MTRFRFPHGKFIPAARPLFLFAAASGLLLASGCARNDNSAQQGTSSPQAVSSAPATPAASAEGAPATPEPAPTRTPAAPDDSSPSDEALSSTLAGMTLEEKIGQMLLVGIQGKTAGAEAQKMIAEDKVGGIILYSSNVGSLKELVRLTNDLKKSNSGNPAPLFISIDQEGGKVSRLPAEYAVFPSNAAVGQGDKAAAAGTMGELLAKAVKSSGFNMDFAPVLDINSNPKNPVIGSRSFGNSAELVSRLGIAEMKGLEDEGVIPVAKHYPGHGDTSVDSHLELPVINKTAAELAKLEWLPFEAAIQEQADAVMVAHILFPKLDPDRPASLSKVIIGRQLRGQMGYDGVVITDDLTMGAIVKNYSLPAAAVDTVLAGSDILLVAHEYKNEQAVRSALLKSVKNGTIPESRIDESVYRILALKAKYQLSDEAVPVPDLTGLNSDIQAWRKPFMQK, translated from the coding sequence ATGACACGCTTCAGATTTCCGCACGGCAAGTTCATTCCCGCCGCTCGGCCCCTCTTCCTGTTCGCAGCCGCCTCCGGCCTGCTTCTGGCCAGCGGCTGTGCCCGGAACGATAATTCAGCCCAGCAGGGCACCAGTTCACCTCAGGCCGTTTCCTCAGCTCCAGCCACACCTGCTGCTTCTGCGGAAGGCGCTCCGGCTACGCCTGAACCGGCTCCAACCCGGACGCCTGCTGCCCCGGATGACAGCTCACCGTCTGATGAAGCGCTCTCCAGCACACTGGCCGGAATGACCCTGGAGGAGAAGATCGGGCAGATGCTGCTGGTCGGCATTCAGGGCAAGACAGCGGGGGCCGAGGCGCAGAAGATGATAGCAGAGGACAAGGTCGGCGGCATTATCCTCTACTCCAGCAATGTCGGCAGCCTTAAGGAGCTGGTCCGGCTGACCAATGACCTGAAGAAGAGCAACAGCGGCAATCCCGCACCGCTGTTCATAAGCATCGACCAGGAAGGCGGCAAAGTTAGCCGCCTGCCCGCCGAATATGCCGTATTTCCGTCTAACGCTGCTGTCGGACAAGGGGATAAGGCGGCTGCCGCCGGAACGATGGGCGAGCTGCTTGCCAAGGCGGTGAAGTCGTCCGGCTTCAATATGGATTTCGCCCCCGTGCTTGATATCAACAGCAATCCTAAGAATCCGGTGATCGGCAGCCGTTCCTTCGGCAACAGCGCAGAGCTGGTGTCACGGCTGGGCATAGCCGAAATGAAGGGGCTGGAGGATGAAGGCGTGATTCCGGTCGCCAAGCATTATCCGGGGCACGGCGATACCTCGGTGGACTCCCATCTGGAGCTTCCGGTCATTAACAAGACCGCTGCGGAGCTGGCCAAGCTGGAATGGCTGCCGTTCGAGGCGGCCATTCAGGAGCAGGCGGATGCGGTTATGGTCGCCCACATCCTGTTCCCCAAGCTGGACCCGGACCGGCCTGCATCCTTGTCCAAGGTAATCATCGGCCGTCAGCTCCGCGGACAGATGGGCTACGACGGCGTAGTCATCACGGATGATCTGACTATGGGCGCGATCGTCAAGAACTACAGTCTCCCGGCTGCAGCCGTGGATACCGTGCTGGCCGGAAGCGACATCCTGCTTGTCGCGCATGAATACAAGAACGAGCAGGCCGTGCGGTCGGCCTTACTGAAGAGCGTCAAGAACGGTACGATCCCTGAATCAAGGATCGATGAGAGCGTGTACCGGATTCTGGCGCTGAAGGCCAAATATCAATTGTCAGACGAAGCGGTCCCTGTGCCGGATCTTACCGGGCTGAACAGTGACATCCAAGCTTGGCGCAAGCCGTTTATGCAGAAGTAG
- a CDS encoding ferritin, which translates to MKDQLMNTLNEQMNFEFYSAHVYLAMAAYCSGESLDGFANFFLVQAEEERFHAMKIYKFLNDRDYRATLAALPEPNNEYSSMLDAFEHAYAHEQQNTKKFYHLADLALDAREHATIYFLKWFIDEQVEEEALFSNIIAKLKRIETDSNAFYMLDAEFAARSFTPPAE; encoded by the coding sequence ATGAAAGATCAATTGATGAACACGCTGAATGAACAGATGAATTTCGAGTTCTACTCCGCGCATGTGTATCTGGCGATGGCTGCGTATTGTTCGGGTGAGAGTCTGGACGGATTCGCCAACTTTTTCCTGGTGCAGGCTGAAGAAGAGCGGTTCCATGCCATGAAAATCTACAAATTCCTGAACGACCGCGACTACCGGGCCACCCTGGCCGCTCTGCCGGAGCCTAACAATGAGTATAGCTCGATGCTGGATGCATTTGAACATGCTTATGCCCACGAGCAGCAGAATACGAAGAAATTCTATCATCTGGCGGATCTCGCCCTGGATGCGCGTGAACATGCGACGATCTATTTCCTGAAGTGGTTCATCGACGAGCAGGTGGAAGAGGAAGCGCTCTTCAGCAACATTATCGCCAAGCTCAAACGGATTGAAACGGACAGCAACGCCTTCTACATGCTCGATGCTGAATTCGCTGCCCGCTCCTTCACACCACCCGCAGAATAA
- a CDS encoding cation diffusion facilitator family transporter, which yields MENYNDIKQSEKGAWLSLLAYILLSAVKLFIGSASGSQALLADGLNNSTDIIASVAILIGLKISRRPPDSNHGYGHFRAETVAALIASFIMIAVGFQVLYQGVDKFIQPALETPDLVAAWTAAACAVVMIAVYMYNIRLARRLNSNAMHAVAQDNRSDALVSLGAFTGIIGSQFGLPWLDPLTATIVGLMICKTAWDIFRKASHDLTDGFDAGRLEQMKQTVAEIEGVESIKDMKARIHGNNVLVDTTVLVDSRLNVVQSHDITEEIEDQLKDRHQVSTVLVHIEPM from the coding sequence TTGGAAAATTACAATGACATCAAACAAAGTGAAAAAGGAGCATGGCTAAGCCTGTTAGCCTACATACTATTGTCCGCCGTTAAATTATTCATCGGCTCCGCCTCAGGGTCCCAGGCGCTGCTCGCTGACGGTCTCAATAACAGCACCGACATTATTGCTTCCGTAGCCATTCTCATCGGGCTTAAGATTTCCCGCAGGCCCCCGGACTCGAATCACGGCTATGGTCATTTCAGAGCAGAGACAGTTGCCGCACTAATCGCTTCTTTTATTATGATTGCTGTCGGCTTCCAGGTGCTCTATCAGGGAGTGGATAAATTCATCCAGCCTGCCCTGGAGACGCCTGATCTGGTTGCCGCGTGGACGGCTGCTGCCTGTGCTGTGGTGATGATTGCTGTGTACATGTACAATATCAGACTTGCCCGCAGGCTGAACAGCAATGCGATGCACGCTGTCGCGCAGGACAACCGTTCGGACGCCCTTGTCAGCCTGGGGGCATTCACCGGCATCATCGGCTCCCAGTTCGGTCTGCCCTGGTTGGACCCGCTCACGGCAACGATTGTCGGGCTGATGATCTGCAAGACGGCCTGGGATATTTTCCGCAAGGCTTCGCATGATCTGACCGATGGCTTCGATGCCGGACGGCTGGAGCAGATGAAGCAGACGGTGGCGGAAATCGAAGGCGTCGAGTCGATTAAGGATATGAAAGCCCGCATTCACGGGAACAACGTGCTGGTTGACACCACCGTGCTGGTAGATTCCCGCCTGAATGTCGTGCAGAGCCATGATATTACTGAGGAGATCGAGGATCAGCTGAAGGACCGCCACCAGGTCTCCACTGTGCTGGTTCATATCGAACCCATGTAA
- a CDS encoding NUDIX domain-containing protein, with protein sequence MPNQPLTDANGLNEEQFLKNYQAGSYERPSVTVDMLIFTVMEEEQNNYRKLAEKSLQLLLIQRGEHPFLGQWALPGGFVGINESVEEAARRELYSETNIDNIYMEQLYTWGDVKRDPRMRVISCSYMALVDRKSLSVQAGDDAADAAWFEVSYHVLETRREVVEQDILQETLVEITLQNEQNKLSGVVKLTETIQGHVRRMEREIVRSMGFSFDHLLMIQYAIERLRGKVEYTDIIFNLMPPLFTLSELQRVYEIILGKELLAAAFRRKIAERVIETDQSTRDAGHRPSKLYRYNPEWNLF encoded by the coding sequence ATGCCTAACCAACCGTTAACTGATGCGAACGGCTTGAACGAGGAGCAATTCCTGAAGAATTATCAGGCAGGCAGCTATGAACGTCCCTCGGTCACGGTCGATATGCTGATCTTCACCGTGATGGAGGAGGAGCAGAATAATTACCGCAAGCTGGCGGAGAAGTCTCTGCAGCTGTTGCTGATTCAGCGCGGGGAGCATCCTTTTCTGGGACAGTGGGCTTTGCCCGGAGGGTTCGTCGGGATTAACGAGAGTGTAGAGGAAGCCGCCCGCAGGGAGCTGTACAGCGAGACGAACATCGATAATATCTATATGGAGCAGTTGTATACCTGGGGCGATGTGAAGCGTGATCCGCGCATGCGGGTCATTAGCTGTTCCTATATGGCGCTGGTGGACCGCAAGTCCCTGAGTGTTCAGGCCGGGGATGATGCCGCCGATGCAGCCTGGTTCGAGGTGTCGTATCATGTGCTGGAGACCCGCCGTGAGGTCGTGGAGCAGGACATCCTTCAGGAGACCCTGGTTGAGATTACCTTGCAGAATGAGCAGAACAAGCTCAGCGGGGTGGTGAAGCTGACGGAGACGATCCAGGGGCATGTCCGCCGGATGGAGCGGGAGATTGTGCGCAGCATGGGGTTTTCTTTTGACCATCTGCTTATGATTCAGTATGCGATTGAGCGCCTGCGCGGCAAAGTGGAATATACAGATATCATCTTCAATCTCATGCCGCCGCTGTTCACCTTGTCCGAGCTGCAGCGCGTGTATGAGATTATTCTCGGCAAGGAGCTGCTCGCCGCCGCCTTCCGCCGCAAGATTGCGGAGCGGGTCATCGAGACCGACCAGAGTACCCGGGATGCCGGACACCGCCCGTCGAAGCTGTACCGGTACAATCCCGAGTGGAATTTATTTTGA
- a CDS encoding bacteriohemerythrin, whose protein sequence is MISWKDSYDIGVEKIDCQHRQLLVKLNDFFDACSNQQGKEKIEETLKFLKEYTVEHFGSEEQLMKDIDFPELTEHQKTHAEFVQTVLDLEETIKTKGVSVLSTIKLNRTLTDWLINHIHKCDKLIGACIAAKGNQAV, encoded by the coding sequence ATGATCAGCTGGAAAGATTCGTATGATATCGGTGTAGAGAAGATTGACTGCCAGCACAGACAGCTTCTGGTGAAGCTGAATGATTTCTTCGATGCGTGCAGCAACCAGCAGGGCAAAGAGAAGATCGAAGAGACACTGAAGTTCCTCAAGGAGTATACGGTGGAGCATTTCGGCAGTGAAGAGCAGCTGATGAAGGATATCGACTTTCCTGAGCTGACGGAGCATCAGAAGACACACGCTGAATTCGTGCAGACGGTGCTGGATCTGGAGGAGACGATCAAGACCAAGGGCGTATCCGTATTGTCCACGATCAAGCTGAACCGGACGCTGACGGATTGGCTGATCAACCATATTCACAAATGTGACAAGCTCATCGGCGCCTGCATCGCGGCCAAGGGCAACCAGGCGGTATAA
- a CDS encoding HIT domain-containing protein produces MDCLGCRIANGVEPGLNIVYENKYITCVLDIDPFNEGHTLILPKKHYWDVDEMDAETAHAVMEASQKLSALLKRLYQPDGIRIIADGGTFNDLTHYHMHVLPRYEGDGLLWGEPLHPDGAGERLEETRRRMVEALEVLTMKEPMLKKAMDTLEFLSQDAAARMAYDARMKALSDEHSRIEGAKAETSKEIAIRLLNRGIDLQTISEATGLSLEEIKALSQ; encoded by the coding sequence ATGGATTGCCTGGGCTGCAGAATTGCGAACGGGGTGGAGCCCGGCCTGAATATCGTTTATGAGAATAAATACATCACCTGTGTGCTCGATATCGATCCGTTCAATGAAGGGCATACGCTGATTCTGCCGAAAAAGCATTATTGGGATGTCGATGAGATGGATGCGGAAACGGCACACGCTGTTATGGAGGCCTCACAGAAGCTCTCCGCCCTGCTCAAACGCTTGTACCAGCCGGATGGAATCCGAATCATTGCCGATGGCGGTACATTCAACGATCTGACCCACTATCACATGCATGTGCTGCCCCGCTACGAGGGAGACGGGCTATTGTGGGGCGAACCGCTGCACCCGGATGGAGCTGGGGAACGGTTGGAGGAGACCAGGCGGAGAATGGTGGAAGCATTGGAGGTGCTGACCATGAAAGAGCCAATGCTGAAAAAAGCGATGGACACGCTGGAGTTTCTCAGCCAGGATGCGGCCGCGCGAATGGCTTATGATGCCCGAATGAAGGCACTGAGCGATGAGCATTCCCGTATTGAAGGAGCCAAGGCGGAGACAAGTAAAGAAATTGCCATCAGACTTCTGAACAGAGGCATAGACCTGCAAACCATCTCGGAAGCCACCGGGCTGTCCCTTGAAGAAATTAAGGCATTGAGCCAGTAA
- a CDS encoding metallophosphoesterase: MKNLRMLAGAAVMVLVLGLVNFYIGWHLWVLLREWSPGIHAALYWTVFLVFAFSYILGRIPLPQPLRPVGRLFKVIGSYYLACMEFAVIMLPLADLLYGVLVLAGADLSAYVTEAGATLLVLLALFLIWGSRNAWSTVVRTHRLQVDKSIGTSVPLTVAVASDLHLGNIVGNRHLRRMVERINAMQPDIVLLAGDVLDDSIEPFLRNRMEQQLKQLKARHGVYAVLGNHEYYGGSITQYTEVMQSIGIKVLQDEVVETSGVYVVGRKDKTAEAIAGGRLSVEALLTGVDRSKPILMMDHQPTGFGAASEAGVDVLLSGHTHRGQIAPNHWITRRLFELDWGYLLKNKLHVIVSSGYGTWGPPIRLASRSELIKLEIVLEGSKSYGGEKSTPAAKPVLI; encoded by the coding sequence GTGAAAAACTTACGGATGCTGGCCGGGGCTGCGGTCATGGTGCTGGTGCTGGGACTTGTTAATTTCTATATTGGATGGCATCTGTGGGTTCTGCTCCGGGAATGGAGTCCGGGGATTCATGCAGCTCTGTACTGGACGGTGTTTCTCGTCTTTGCCTTCTCATATATCCTGGGCAGAATTCCGCTGCCGCAGCCGCTGCGGCCGGTGGGCCGGCTGTTCAAGGTAATCGGCTCCTATTATCTGGCCTGTATGGAGTTCGCCGTGATCATGCTGCCGCTGGCCGATCTGCTCTATGGCGTGCTGGTGTTGGCAGGCGCGGATCTCTCTGCTTACGTAACTGAAGCTGGTGCGACGCTGCTTGTATTGCTGGCGCTTTTCCTGATCTGGGGCTCACGCAATGCCTGGAGTACGGTGGTGCGGACGCACCGGCTGCAGGTGGATAAGTCCATCGGAACCAGCGTTCCGCTGACGGTTGCGGTCGCGTCTGACCTGCATCTGGGCAATATTGTCGGCAACCGCCACCTGCGCCGGATGGTAGAGCGGATCAACGCGATGCAGCCGGATATCGTTCTGCTGGCCGGGGATGTGCTGGATGACAGCATTGAGCCTTTTCTCCGCAATCGGATGGAGCAGCAGCTGAAGCAGCTTAAGGCCCGTCATGGGGTGTATGCAGTGCTGGGAAACCATGAGTATTATGGCGGTTCAATCACACAGTATACGGAAGTGATGCAGAGCATCGGCATTAAGGTGCTGCAGGATGAAGTGGTGGAGACTTCCGGAGTGTACGTGGTAGGGCGCAAGGACAAGACAGCGGAGGCGATCGCCGGCGGACGGCTCAGCGTGGAGGCACTTCTCACGGGAGTGGACCGCAGCAAGCCGATTCTGATGATGGACCATCAGCCGACCGGCTTCGGGGCAGCGTCTGAGGCTGGTGTAGATGTGCTGCTGTCAGGGCATACCCACCGCGGACAGATTGCCCCGAATCACTGGATTACGAGACGGCTGTTTGAACTGGATTGGGGTTATCTGCTCAAAAACAAGCTGCATGTCATCGTCTCCTCCGGCTACGGCACCTGGGGTCCGCCGATCCGGCTGGCCAGCCGTTCGGAGCTGATCAAGCTGGAGATTGTGCTGGAGGGCAGCAAGAGCTACGGCGGAGAAAAGTCAACACCTGCGGCTAAGCCTGTATTGATTTAA
- a CDS encoding MarR family transcriptional regulator → MGDLQQYVLELPLANELFFALVEATAGAVAVSERYWQAQGLNGARIRVLVEIAKHGGTILPSLLASRIGVTKANISLLLTPLEKEGYITRAAHAEDGRKTVISLTGAGQELLLEQLPGNREAVAAVMNRLDEAEQRKLLELLHKLGQV, encoded by the coding sequence ATGGGTGATTTACAGCAATATGTACTGGAGCTGCCGCTTGCTAATGAGCTGTTCTTCGCTCTGGTGGAAGCGACCGCAGGTGCAGTCGCTGTGTCTGAGCGGTATTGGCAGGCGCAAGGCTTGAATGGTGCACGTATCCGCGTATTGGTGGAGATTGCAAAGCACGGGGGAACGATCCTGCCCTCGCTGCTCGCCAGCAGAATTGGAGTCACCAAAGCGAATATCAGCCTTCTGCTGACTCCGCTGGAGAAGGAAGGCTATATCACGCGGGCGGCTCATGCGGAGGATGGGCGCAAAACCGTCATATCGCTGACCGGAGCAGGACAAGAGCTGCTGTTGGAGCAGCTCCCGGGGAACCGGGAAGCAGTGGCGGCGGTCATGAACCGGCTGGACGAAGCAGAGCAGCGCAAATTGCTGGAGCTGCTGCACAAGCTGGGCCAAGTATGA
- a CDS encoding NmrA family NAD(P)-binding protein, whose translation MKILITGAAGQLGSQIIEQLRHRIPVGQIVAGVRRVELAGPLKEQGIEVRYMDYDDPESLETAVHGISRLLLISSPHQDDSVRLTQHKQVIAAAKAGGVKHLLYTGLAFSGWTAGKDTPDNVHALTEQAIVASGLEYTFLRNGLYMDFVVVLGLKEAMSKGELVTAPGAWAFNSVTRADLALAAAVVLGSEASGNQVYELAAPQTWNFADLAAVLAEAGGRKVVHREDAGVQHWIYAFLSRLDTFSTSRDLEQLMGRPVTPLKESILPFLE comes from the coding sequence ATGAAAATATTAATTACCGGAGCCGCCGGGCAGTTGGGCAGCCAGATTATTGAGCAGCTGCGCCACCGTATTCCCGTTGGTCAGATCGTGGCTGGGGTCCGAAGGGTAGAGCTGGCCGGCCCTCTAAAAGAGCAAGGCATAGAGGTTCGTTACATGGACTATGACGATCCTGAATCATTGGAGACGGCTGTTCACGGGATTTCCCGGCTGCTGCTGATTTCCAGCCCGCATCAGGATGACAGCGTGCGCCTGACCCAGCACAAGCAGGTCATTGCAGCGGCGAAGGCTGGCGGAGTGAAGCATCTGCTCTATACGGGGCTTGCCTTCTCCGGGTGGACAGCCGGCAAGGATACGCCGGACAATGTGCACGCCCTAACGGAGCAGGCTATTGTGGCGTCCGGGCTGGAGTATACTTTTTTGCGTAATGGGCTGTATATGGATTTCGTAGTGGTGCTGGGGTTGAAGGAGGCCATGTCCAAGGGTGAGCTGGTTACAGCGCCGGGTGCGTGGGCATTCAACTCGGTAACACGGGCCGACCTGGCGCTTGCGGCAGCGGTTGTGCTTGGCAGTGAAGCTTCCGGCAATCAGGTATATGAGCTGGCCGCACCGCAGACATGGAATTTTGCTGACCTGGCAGCGGTACTGGCAGAGGCCGGTGGAAGAAAGGTGGTACACCGTGAGGATGCTGGCGTGCAGCACTGGATTTATGCTTTTCTGAGCAGATTGGATACGTTCTCCACCTCGCGCGATCTGGAGCAGCTGATGGGCCGGCCTGTAACACCTCTCAAAGAGAGCATTCTTCCATTCCTGGAGTAG
- a CDS encoding response regulator transcription factor → MKKILVADDDVHIRTLLRHVLMREGYLVAEAGDGREATALMKEQTVDLAVVDVMMPHMDGLELCAHIRETYDIPIILLTARQQLSDKEQGYLRGTDDYVTKPFEPEELLFRIKALFRRYSIASDDRIRLNSIVIDRKNYEISDGTDVLLLPVKEFELLAQLAQYPGRLFSRGELIELVWGSDYEGDERTVDVHIKRLRQRFSGYQEDFVIRTVRGIGYKVDLVNA, encoded by the coding sequence TTGAAAAAAATATTGGTAGCCGACGACGACGTTCATATCCGCACGCTCCTGCGGCATGTGCTGATGAGAGAGGGGTATCTGGTGGCGGAAGCCGGTGACGGCCGGGAAGCGACCGCACTGATGAAGGAGCAGACAGTGGATCTGGCGGTGGTGGATGTGATGATGCCGCATATGGATGGTCTGGAGCTGTGTGCGCATATCCGCGAGACCTATGACATTCCCATCATTCTGCTGACTGCCCGCCAGCAGCTCAGCGACAAGGAGCAGGGCTATCTGCGCGGGACAGATGATTATGTCACCAAGCCGTTTGAGCCGGAGGAGCTGCTGTTCCGCATCAAGGCGTTGTTCCGCCGCTATTCCATTGCCTCCGATGACAGAATCCGTCTAAACTCCATCGTTATAGACCGCAAAAATTACGAGATCAGCGACGGAACAGACGTGCTGCTGCTGCCGGTCAAGGAGTTCGAGCTGCTGGCCCAGCTGGCCCAGTATCCGGGACGTCTGTTCTCGCGCGGGGAGCTGATCGAACTGGTCTGGGGCTCAGATTATGAGGGGGATGAGCGGACGGTGGATGTACATATCAAGCGGTTACGGCAGCGGTTCAGCGGGTATCAGGAGGATTTTGTGATCCGCACCGTGCGGGGGATCGGCTACAAAGTGGATCTGGTGAATGCATGA
- a CDS encoding HAMP domain-containing sensor histidine kinase: protein MRSLYVRMSMVFCSVIIISSVLGFLASNLYYQSQIKPKNDAKLTRMAVGLQQFIEDHPDAVEEYLLSTASLGYKMYLVNADGEERFYGLPFRKNDLRKEDLRSVLGGEIYHGVGNFPGQLFVTGFFDNQLSNSIGVPVHINGETYALFMRPDAQVQFGELRIFFVVLIAVIILLSLWFVLISVLHVVKPITRLTEATKKISMGRYDIKLYTARRDEIGQLASHFMKMSRELERTNRARQDFVANVSHEIESPLTSIQGFAHTLQDNTLPEAQRLEYLQIIGEESRRLSLLSKQLLTLSSLDYDEHALQKTGFNLRAQLRQVIQIMEWHLTEKGLAVRLHAGELTLEGDPNLLYQVWMNLVSNAIKYTPAGGTISINAHQEADQCIVTVTDTGEGIPADQLPMIFDRFYKVDQSRSRERNSSGLGLAIAQKIIQAHHGTIEVTSVLGEGTTFTVSLPCHPAAI from the coding sequence ATGAGATCGCTCTATGTAAGAATGAGTATGGTCTTCTGCTCGGTGATTATCATCAGCAGTGTGCTGGGATTCCTGGCCTCGAATCTCTATTACCAGTCGCAGATCAAGCCGAAGAATGATGCCAAGCTGACCCGGATGGCGGTCGGGCTGCAGCAGTTCATTGAGGATCACCCGGATGCGGTAGAGGAATATCTCCTGAGCACCGCTTCGCTGGGGTATAAGATGTATCTGGTGAATGCGGACGGGGAAGAGCGCTTTTATGGTCTGCCTTTTCGCAAAAATGATCTCCGGAAGGAAGATTTACGCAGCGTATTGGGCGGAGAGATCTACCATGGGGTAGGCAATTTCCCCGGGCAGCTGTTCGTGACGGGCTTCTTCGACAATCAGCTAAGCAACTCCATAGGGGTGCCTGTGCATATCAACGGGGAGACGTATGCCTTGTTCATGCGGCCGGATGCCCAGGTGCAGTTCGGGGAGCTGCGGATCTTTTTTGTCGTGCTGATTGCGGTTATCATCCTGCTGAGCCTCTGGTTCGTGCTGATCAGTGTGCTTCATGTGGTGAAGCCGATCACCCGGTTAACCGAAGCCACGAAGAAAATCTCCATGGGCAGATACGACATCAAGCTCTATACTGCCCGGCGCGACGAGATCGGCCAGCTTGCTTCGCATTTCATGAAGATGAGCCGGGAGCTGGAGCGGACGAACCGGGCCCGGCAGGATTTTGTCGCCAATGTCTCGCATGAGATTGAATCTCCGTTAACCTCCATCCAGGGCTTCGCCCATACGCTGCAGGACAACACTCTGCCTGAGGCCCAGCGGCTGGAGTACCTCCAGATTATCGGGGAAGAGAGCCGGCGGCTGTCTCTGCTCAGCAAGCAGCTCCTTACCTTGTCCTCGCTCGATTATGATGAACATGCCCTGCAGAAGACGGGCTTCAATCTGCGCGCCCAGCTGCGCCAGGTCATTCAGATTATGGAGTGGCATCTGACGGAGAAGGGGCTTGCCGTAAGGCTGCACGCCGGTGAGCTCACGCTTGAGGGAGATCCTAATCTGCTGTATCAGGTGTGGATGAATCTGGTGTCCAATGCCATCAAATACACCCCGGCCGGAGGGACGATCAGCATTAACGCACATCAGGAGGCGGATCAGTGTATTGTTACGGTGACGGATACCGGGGAGGGCATTCCAGCGGACCAGCTGCCGATGATCTTCGACCGGTTCTACAAGGTGGATCAGTCGCGCTCCCGTGAGCGTAACAGCAGCGGACTGGGACTGGCCATCGCCCAGAAGATTATTCAGGCGCATCACGGGACGATTGAGGTGACCAGTGTTCTTGGCGAGGGAACTACGTTTACCGTCTCACTGCCCTGCCACCCTGCCGCTATATAG
- a CDS encoding ABC transporter permease: MFLALREMRHSKARYGLIMVIMLLVSFLVLFVTGLARGLSYANISALQNMPASYFAVQSDADHTFRRSQLGDTELAAARTVAGEAKATPLGVQTSTITAAGADVKADVTFFAVDMKGMLAPKVTEGAGLTNEAQGSAVADTKLKQSGVTLGSTIRDQASGMSWTVTGFVKDSSYSHTPVVYINSKDWQAMKQGAVQAGGGSGIAPYNVIALDVTAAQAAQIADQQKSVEVITLKQAISSVPGYAAEQNSLLMMIVFLFVIAAVVLAVFFYVITIQKTSQFGILKAMGTKMSYLAWSVVGQVMLLSITSLVLGMLLTLGMNMGLPDTMPFELDGQTMLLTSLLFIGMSLLGSLISVVRVAKVDALEAIGRSGA; encoded by the coding sequence ATGTTTCTGGCTCTACGGGAGATGAGGCACTCCAAAGCGCGTTACGGCCTCATTATGGTGATTATGCTGCTGGTATCGTTCCTGGTGCTTTTCGTAACCGGCCTGGCGCGAGGGTTATCCTATGCCAATATTTCAGCGCTGCAAAATATGCCTGCCTCCTACTTCGCGGTGCAGAGCGACGCGGATCATACGTTCAGGCGTTCACAGTTAGGCGATACGGAGCTTGCCGCTGCCCGGACAGTAGCCGGGGAGGCCAAGGCCACCCCGCTTGGCGTGCAGACCAGCACGATTACGGCTGCCGGTGCGGATGTGAAGGCGGATGTTACTTTTTTTGCGGTGGATATGAAGGGAATGCTGGCGCCAAAAGTAACGGAGGGTGCAGGGCTGACCAATGAGGCTCAGGGCAGTGCTGTTGCCGATACCAAGCTGAAGCAGTCCGGTGTTACACTGGGCAGCACGATCCGGGATCAGGCCTCCGGCATGAGCTGGACGGTAACCGGGTTCGTGAAGGACAGCTCGTACAGCCATACCCCGGTCGTCTACATTAATTCGAAGGACTGGCAGGCGATGAAGCAGGGAGCGGTTCAGGCTGGCGGCGGCTCAGGCATTGCCCCATATAATGTAATCGCGCTGGATGTAACAGCGGCTCAAGCTGCACAGATTGCAGATCAGCAAAAGTCGGTAGAAGTGATTACACTGAAGCAGGCGATTTCGAGCGTTCCCGGGTATGCCGCCGAGCAGAATTCGCTGCTGATGATGATTGTGTTCCTGTTCGTGATTGCTGCTGTAGTTCTGGCGGTATTCTTCTATGTGATCACGATCCAGAAGACCAGCCAGTTCGGCATCCTGAAGGCGATGGGGACGAAGATGTCATATCTGGCCTGGAGTGTGGTCGGTCAAGTCATGCTTCTGTCCATAACCAGTCTGGTGCTGGGCATGCTGCTGACGCTGGGTATGAATATGGGCCTGCCGGACACGATGCCGTTTGAGCTGGATGGACAGACGATGCTGCTGACAAGCTTGTTATTTATCGGCATGTCGCTGCTGGGCTCGCTGATTTCGGTAGTAAGAGTAGCCAAGGTGGACGCCTTGGAAGCGATAGGGAGGTCTGGAGCATGA